The following are from one region of the Stigmatella ashevillena genome:
- a CDS encoding xylulokinase yields MPNARSPAILAIDLGTSAVKLAAVTTRGVILGGEVEPLPLSLLPEGGAEQDPESWWSAIVRAARRLLDREGVSAADIVGVNCSCQWSGTVAVDEQGRPLHPAILWMDSRGAPHVRRLTRGLVSIEGYGLGKLYTWLRLTGGVPSMSGKDPVGHILYLRHEHPEIYRNTYKFLEPKDWLNLRLSGKFAASHDSITLHWVTDNRDLSRVGYDDRLLAMTGLHREKLPDLLPAASVVGPLRPEVARELGLGEHVQVVTGAPDIMAAAIGSGAVRDFESHLCVGTSSWLSCHVPYKRADVLHQLGTVPSAIPGRYMLLNEQESAGICLSQLKDLLFDTQDAATVPNSQEIYARFEQAAARVPAGSDQVIFLPWLNGERSPVEDPRMRGGFLNQSLQTTRGHLVRAVMEGVAYNSRWLLSYVEPFLGRKLEGIRLIGGGARSRVWCQILADVLDRPIHQVDEPVLANARGAAFQAALALKHLTLEEMPGLVPITHIYEPNATHRRLYDELFHEFLNLYKANKAIFARLNRSRSA; encoded by the coding sequence GTGCCGAACGCTCGCAGTCCAGCCATTCTGGCCATCGATCTGGGAACGTCGGCCGTGAAGCTCGCCGCCGTGACGACGCGGGGCGTCATCCTGGGCGGAGAGGTGGAGCCGCTCCCGCTGTCCTTGCTGCCCGAGGGGGGCGCGGAGCAGGACCCCGAGAGCTGGTGGTCGGCCATCGTGAGGGCCGCGCGGCGGCTGCTGGACCGGGAGGGTGTCTCGGCGGCGGACATCGTGGGGGTCAACTGTAGCTGCCAGTGGTCTGGCACGGTCGCCGTGGACGAGCAGGGGCGGCCCCTGCACCCGGCCATCCTCTGGATGGATTCCCGCGGCGCCCCGCATGTGCGGCGGCTGACCCGGGGGCTCGTCTCCATCGAGGGGTACGGCCTGGGCAAGCTGTACACCTGGCTGAGGCTGACGGGGGGCGTGCCCAGCATGTCCGGGAAGGATCCGGTGGGGCACATCCTGTACCTGCGGCACGAGCACCCGGAGATCTACCGGAACACCTACAAATTCCTCGAGCCGAAGGACTGGCTCAACCTGCGGCTGAGTGGAAAGTTCGCCGCCTCGCACGACTCCATCACCTTGCACTGGGTGACGGACAACCGGGACCTGTCGCGGGTGGGCTACGACGATCGCCTGCTGGCGATGACGGGCCTCCACCGCGAGAAGCTGCCCGATCTGCTCCCGGCCGCGTCCGTCGTGGGGCCGCTGCGGCCCGAGGTGGCTCGCGAGCTGGGGCTGGGCGAGCACGTCCAGGTGGTGACGGGTGCCCCGGACATCATGGCGGCGGCCATCGGCTCGGGCGCGGTCCGCGACTTCGAGTCCCACCTGTGCGTGGGCACGTCCTCGTGGCTGAGCTGCCATGTGCCCTACAAGAGGGCGGACGTCCTGCACCAGTTGGGCACGGTGCCTTCGGCGATCCCCGGCCGCTACATGCTCCTCAACGAGCAGGAGTCCGCTGGCATCTGCCTGTCTCAGCTCAAGGATCTGCTCTTCGATACCCAGGATGCGGCCACCGTGCCCAACTCCCAGGAAATCTATGCCCGCTTCGAGCAAGCGGCCGCGCGCGTTCCTGCGGGGAGTGACCAGGTCATCTTCCTGCCGTGGCTCAACGGCGAGCGCTCACCCGTGGAGGATCCGCGGATGCGGGGGGGCTTCCTCAACCAGTCGCTTCAGACGACGCGCGGGCACTTGGTGCGGGCGGTGATGGAGGGCGTGGCCTACAACAGCCGGTGGTTGCTCTCTTATGTAGAGCCCTTCCTGGGACGGAAGCTGGAGGGCATCCGGCTGATTGGCGGCGGGGCCCGCTCACGGGTGTGGTGTCAGATCCTCGCCGACGTGCTGGACCGGCCCATCCACCAGGTGGACGAGCCCGTGCTGGCCAACGCCCGGGGCGCGGCGTTCCAGGCGGCGCTGGCGCTCAAGCACCTCACGTTGGAGGAGATGCCGGGGCTCGTTCCCATCACCCACATCTACGAGCCCAACGCCACCCACCGCAGGCTCTACGACGAGCTGTTTCACGAGTTCTTGAATCTCTACAAGGCCAACAAGGCCATCTTCGCGCGCCTCAATCGCTCCCGGAGCGCTTGA